The following are encoded in a window of Flavobacterium psychrotrophum genomic DNA:
- a CDS encoding SUF system Fe-S cluster assembly protein, translated as MEIDTAQLGEEIVKVLKGIYDPEIPVDIYELGLIYDVMVNTDHEVKILMTLTSPNCPVAESLPAEVEEKIKRIEGVAAAEVEITFDPPWTRDLMSEEAKLELGML; from the coding sequence ATGGAAATAGACACCGCACAACTGGGCGAAGAGATCGTAAAGGTGCTTAAAGGCATTTATGACCCTGAGATACCCGTAGATATTTATGAACTTGGCCTGATATATGACGTTATGGTTAATACAGACCATGAGGTTAAAATATTAATGACCCTTACATCGCCAAACTGCCCGGTAGCAGAAAGCCTTCCGGCAGAGGTAGAAGAGAAAATTAAAAGGATAGAAGGCGTTGCTGCTGCTGAGGTTGAAATTACCTTCGACCCGCCATGGACCCGCGACCTTATGAGTGAAGAAGCCAAGCTTGAACTGGGAATGTTATAA